Proteins found in one Actinokineospora alba genomic segment:
- a CDS encoding SecDF P1 head subdomain-containing protein, whose translation MPKLIVVAGLLLALTACGKESTPTPPPASQTTQAGSGPVDVNVPVEMRPVLSVDPPAQTPAPAAPDVLTGKDGSTYRVGPSIGDFGRFENVGVEQVDGRWVLNIELPDDTAAIFATWTAENVGKQLAIVVDGELVSAPEIASAITGGALQIAGSFTQKEIRELERAITGK comes from the coding sequence ATGCCGAAGCTGATCGTCGTCGCCGGGCTGCTGCTGGCCCTTACCGCGTGCGGCAAGGAATCCACACCGACACCGCCGCCCGCCTCCCAGACCACCCAAGCGGGCAGCGGTCCGGTCGACGTCAACGTCCCGGTCGAGATGCGGCCGGTGCTCTCGGTCGACCCGCCCGCCCAGACGCCTGCCCCGGCCGCGCCTGACGTGCTGACCGGCAAGGACGGTTCGACCTACCGCGTCGGTCCCTCCATCGGCGACTTCGGCCGGTTCGAGAACGTCGGGGTCGAGCAGGTGGACGGGCGATGGGTGCTCAACATCGAGCTGCCCGACGACACCGCCGCGATCTTCGCGACGTGGACGGCTGAGAACGTGGGCAAGCAGCTCGCCATCGTGGTGGACGGTGAACTGGTCTCGGCGCCGGAGATCGCGTCGGCGATCACCGGTGGCGCGCTCCAGATCGCCGGCTCGTTCACGCAGAAGGAGATCCGGGAACTGGAGCGCGCCATCACCGGGAAGTGA